A single genomic interval of Vicugna pacos chromosome 34, VicPac4, whole genome shotgun sequence harbors:
- the LOC140685450 gene encoding UDP-GalNAc:beta-1,3-N-acetylgalactosaminyltransferase 2-like — MWLKHSLQHPALSQRVLVKFVIGARGCQVPVEDREDPYSCRLLNITNLVLNQEIEAFSLSEETSSGLSEDRVVSVSFRVLYPIIITSLGVFYDASDGGFQRNITIKLCQADQDEVLFVARFSPPSCGVQVNKLWYKPVEQFILPESFEGTIMWESQDLQGLVSRNLHRVAVNDGGGVLRVLTAFLKKEQSPI, encoded by the exons ATGTGGCTGAAGCACTCACTACAGCATCCGGCACTGAGCCAGCG TGTGCTTGTGAAGTTTGTAATAGGTGCTCGTGGCTGCCAAGTGCCTGTGGAAGACAGGGAGGATCCTTACTCCTGCAGACTCCTAAACATCACCAACCTAG TTTTGAATCAGGAAATTGAAGCATTCAGTCTTTCCGAAGAAACTTCATCAGGGCTCTCTGAGGACCGAGTTGTCAGCGTGAGCTTCCGCGTTCTGTATCCAATCATTATTACCAGTCTCGGggtgttttatgatgccagcgaTGGGGGTTTCCAGAGGAACATCACCATCAAGCTTTGCCAGGCAGATCAGGAT GAGGTCCTCTTTGTCGCTCGCTTCAGCCCTCCGAGCTGTGGGGTGCAGGTGAACAAGCTGTGGTACAAGCCTGTGGAGCAGTTCATCTTACCAGAG AGCTTTGAAGGTACGATCATGTGGGAGAGCCAAGACCTCCAAGGCCTGGTGTCCAGGAACCTCCACAGGGTGGCAGTAAATGATGGAGGAGGGGTTCTCAGAGTCCTTACG